The DNA region CCCCAGCGCCTCGACGAACTCGCCCGCGACGACGAATTCGTCGCTCGGCTGGACGCCTTGGCCGGTGATCTCGAGCACTATCTGACCCGGCCGCTGTGGTACCAGCAGCAGCCGGCCGAGACCGTGCCGACCGGCATCGCCTATTTCTCGATGGAGTTCGGGGTCGCCACCGTGCTGCCGAACTACTCCGGCGGGCTCGGCATCCTGGCCGGGGACCACCTCAAATCGGCGTCCGATCTGGGTTTGCCGCTGATCGCCGTCGGCCTGCTGTACCGGTCGGGCTACTTCCGGCAGTCGCTGACCGCCGAGGGCTGGCAGCACGAGACCTACCCGTCACTGGATCCGCACGGGCTGCCGTTGCGGCTGCTCACCGACGCCGCGGGCAGTCCCGCGCTCGTCGACCTGACGATGCCGGCCGGCGCCCAGCTGCGGGCCCGGATCTGGGTGGCGCAGATCGGACGCGTGCCGCTGCTGCTGCTCGACTCCGACATCCCAGAGAACGAGCACGACATGCGCGGGGTGACCGACCGGCTCTACGGCGGTGACCAGGAGCACCGGATCAAGCAGGAGATCCTCGCCGGCATCGGCGGCATCCGGGCCGTCCGCGCGTACACCGAGATCGAGGGTTTGCCGGCCCCCGAGGTCTTCCACATGAACGAGGGCCACGCCGGTTTCCTCGGGGTCGAGCGGATCCGCGAGTACATCGCGTCCTCGGGACTGGATTTCGACACCGCGCTGACGGTGGTCCGGGCGAGCACGGTGTTCACCACGCATACCCCGGTGCCCGCCGGCATCGATCGCTTCCCGACCGAGATGGTGCGGCGGTATTTCGCCGACGACCGACCGAACCCGCTGCTGCCGGGGGTTCCGCTGGATCGGGTCATCGAGTTCGGCAACGAGGACGATCCGGCCGTGTTCAACATGGCTCACATGGGGCTGCGACTGGCGCAACGCGCCAACGGCGTCTCGCTGCTGCACGGCGAGGTCAGCCGGTCGATGTTCAGTGCATTGTGGCCGGGCTTCGACCGCGGCGAGGTTCCCATCGGCTCGGTGACCAACGGCGTGCACGCCCCCACCTGGGCCGCCCCGCAGTGGATCGACCTCGCGCGCGAGTTGGCCGGCGACGACTCGATGACCGACCCCAACACCTGGTTGCGCGTCCAGCAGGTCGATGCGAGCCGGCTGTGGCAGATCCGTTCGGAGTTGCGCGCGCTGCTCGTCGAGGACGTCCGGGCGCGGCTGCGCAGCTCGTGCCTGGAACGCGGTGCGACCGACGCCGAACTCGGCTGGATCGCGACGGCCTTCGACAAGGACGTGTTGACCATCGGGTTCGCGCGGCGGGTGCCCACCTACAAGCGGTTGACGTTGATGTTGCGCGACCCCGAGCGGCTGGAGGCGTTGCTGCTCGATGAGAGCAGGCCCGTGCAGCTGATCGTCGCGGGGAAATCACACCCCGCCGACGACGGCGGCAAGGCATTGATCCAGCAGATCGTGC from Mycolicibacterium sp. MU0053 includes:
- the glgP gene encoding alpha-glucan family phosphorylase; the protein is MKALRRFTVRVHLPQRLAALAQLSTNLRWSWDKPTQDLFATIDPGLWGESGGDPVALLGAVRPQRLDELARDDEFVARLDALAGDLEHYLTRPLWYQQQPAETVPTGIAYFSMEFGVATVLPNYSGGLGILAGDHLKSASDLGLPLIAVGLLYRSGYFRQSLTAEGWQHETYPSLDPHGLPLRLLTDAAGSPALVDLTMPAGAQLRARIWVAQIGRVPLLLLDSDIPENEHDMRGVTDRLYGGDQEHRIKQEILAGIGGIRAVRAYTEIEGLPAPEVFHMNEGHAGFLGVERIREYIASSGLDFDTALTVVRASTVFTTHTPVPAGIDRFPTEMVRRYFADDRPNPLLPGVPLDRVIEFGNEDDPAVFNMAHMGLRLAQRANGVSLLHGEVSRSMFSALWPGFDRGEVPIGSVTNGVHAPTWAAPQWIDLARELAGDDSMTDPNTWLRVQQVDASRLWQIRSELRALLVEDVRARLRSSCLERGATDAELGWIATAFDKDVLTIGFARRVPTYKRLTLMLRDPERLEALLLDESRPVQLIVAGKSHPADDGGKALIQQIVRFADRPEVRHRIAFLPDYDMSMARLLYWGCDVWLNNPLRPLEACGTSGMKSALNGGLNLSIRDGWWDEWYDGQNGWEIPTAAGVTDEARRDDLEAAALYDLLSTSVTTNFYDRDDAGVPTRWIEMVRHTLQILGPKVLASRMVRDYTEQYYTPAAQSFRRTVGTSYEPARELTAYRARVEAAWPQIAITDVDATGLPDTPVLGSELTLTATVHLAGLRPDEVDVQAVLGRVDGTDALLDPVTVPMTHTGPGEGGEVFTTTAALPVAGSVGYTVRVMPCHELLSGDNELGLVTLA